The following are encoded in a window of Haloarcula halophila genomic DNA:
- a CDS encoding type II secretion system F family protein translates to MTTDGTLGLLDRGLYALFGHHADDTRHVRTRELYREANPDVDFGLYVARLYALSWILCLASGAVAASAVALLPPATVDAVTTAGSNSLPVLDRVQLPAVPRGVAAAGVGLVVGTLARWVVFRLGGRYLAWVATARRADIESTLPGAVRYLRVLAAGAQDQRAMLRAVAQQDAYGETAVAFRRALNRAALTGSLDEGLERVASETPSRDLLAPFLLKFREHANQSAEALEGYLEMEGRLLSHQQSRRHERATGYLELLAELFVVLLILPALVVLIVTVMSVLAPGLSRAVSTPVGSVSTQTVVVAGSAVFVLAAGALSAAVVVTLRPHNAAAPSYSRPENLVSILATAPSNPASATAVCLPIGGPIAAGLWALGYGPLNVAILTYAAVGLPIGVVSIRRARRDDAKDREIQDFVHAVAGHVALGRPFPDAVKRVAQDIQLGALADDVRALAFTLDLGDSPADASADRRAAALDQFVDRVGTPLAEQTVGLVVGALDAGSDAEEIFETLQTEIGKLYHQRKALRSALLVYVAVGWTTALLVVCITVAVNVYVLDRFAQLSAVTGGQSIALNPRAIDPASARRRFYLVTQATMVSCGWFAGTASRGVYEALLHSSLLVVLGYVVYAGVGLL, encoded by the coding sequence ATGACGACTGATGGGACGCTCGGACTGCTCGACCGAGGATTGTATGCCCTGTTCGGGCATCACGCGGACGATACTCGCCACGTCCGTACGCGAGAGCTGTATCGAGAAGCGAACCCGGACGTCGACTTCGGTCTGTACGTGGCACGGCTGTACGCACTCTCCTGGATACTCTGTCTGGCGAGTGGGGCGGTGGCCGCATCGGCTGTCGCACTGCTCCCGCCGGCAACCGTCGACGCGGTCACGACGGCCGGGAGCAACAGCCTCCCGGTACTCGATCGTGTACAGCTGCCCGCAGTCCCGCGTGGAGTCGCTGCCGCCGGTGTCGGGCTCGTCGTCGGGACCCTCGCACGCTGGGTCGTCTTCAGGCTGGGCGGTCGATACCTCGCCTGGGTCGCCACGGCACGGCGGGCCGACATCGAGTCGACACTGCCGGGAGCGGTCCGGTACCTCCGCGTCCTCGCTGCGGGGGCACAGGATCAGCGAGCGATGTTGCGAGCGGTCGCCCAACAGGACGCGTACGGCGAGACCGCCGTCGCGTTCCGACGCGCGCTCAACCGGGCCGCGCTGACCGGGAGCCTCGACGAAGGGTTAGAGCGAGTGGCGAGCGAAACTCCGTCTCGGGACCTCCTCGCGCCGTTCCTGCTGAAGTTCCGGGAGCACGCGAACCAGAGCGCCGAAGCGCTGGAGGGATATCTGGAGATGGAAGGACGGCTCCTCTCACACCAACAGAGTCGGCGCCACGAGCGAGCGACGGGGTATCTCGAACTGCTCGCGGAACTGTTCGTCGTCTTGCTGATCCTCCCCGCACTCGTCGTCCTCATCGTGACGGTGATGAGCGTCCTCGCGCCGGGGCTGTCGAGAGCTGTTTCGACCCCGGTGGGGTCGGTCTCGACACAGACCGTCGTCGTCGCAGGCAGTGCCGTCTTCGTCCTCGCCGCCGGCGCACTCTCGGCCGCGGTCGTCGTCACGCTCCGGCCACACAACGCGGCAGCACCGTCGTACAGCCGTCCGGAGAACCTCGTCTCGATCCTGGCGACTGCGCCGTCGAACCCGGCAAGTGCGACGGCCGTCTGTCTCCCGATCGGCGGACCGATCGCAGCCGGGTTGTGGGCGCTGGGGTACGGGCCGTTGAACGTCGCCATACTCACGTACGCGGCCGTCGGCCTCCCGATCGGAGTGGTCTCGATCCGCCGTGCGAGACGAGACGACGCCAAAGACCGAGAGATACAGGACTTCGTCCACGCAGTCGCGGGGCACGTGGCACTCGGGCGGCCGTTCCCGGACGCAGTCAAACGTGTCGCACAGGACATCCAACTCGGTGCGCTCGCCGACGACGTCAGGGCGCTTGCCTTCACGCTGGACCTGGGCGACAGCCCCGCCGACGCCTCGGCGGACCGCCGTGCCGCGGCGCTCGATCAGTTCGTCGACCGGGTCGGGACGCCGCTGGCCGAGCAGACGGTCGGGCTCGTCGTCGGTGCCCTCGACGCCGGCAGCGACGCCGAGGAGATATTCGAGACGCTCCAGACGGAGATCGGGAAACTCTATCACCAGCGGAAGGCGCTCCGGTCGGCGCTGCTCGTCTACGTCGCCGTCGGCTGGACGACCGCGCTCCTCGTCGTCTGTATCACCGTGGCGGTAAACGTCTACGTCCTCGACCGGTTCGCACAGCTGTCGGCGGTCACCGGCGGACAGAGCATCGCGTTGAACCCGAGAGCGATCGATCCTGCCAGTGCTCGTCGCCGGTTCTATCTCGTCACGCAGGCCACGATGGTCTCCTGTGGCTGGTTCGCTGGAACCGCCAGTCGGGGTGTCTACGAGGCGTTGCTGCACTCCAGTCTGCTGGTCGTGTTGGGCTACGTCGTCTACGCTGGGGTGGGACTACTGTGA
- a CDS encoding DUF7289 family protein, giving the protein MRRAQSHVVGVVLLLGLTHVALGGLTATVGSIVDGQTATADATRVADAFQNGLEPSERTGQGTTQLRFTDGHVGSAERELRVLNASGVVRVVPIDALVYTTSGARTAFVGGAVVRGRPDEAWLVREPSLTVTRTKDTLVVGAPRLNASGGAVAGDTVTARLRTNVSHTRERFPRADYRIAIETATPEAFGRYFRQLGLATRTRDIDGDGTPSVVASVGGRETVYLVVHDMRTEVAHG; this is encoded by the coding sequence GTGAGGCGAGCACAGTCACACGTCGTCGGGGTCGTCCTCCTGTTGGGGTTGACCCACGTCGCGCTCGGCGGCCTCACCGCGACGGTCGGCAGCATCGTCGACGGACAGACGGCCACGGCCGACGCGACGCGGGTCGCGGATGCGTTTCAAAACGGGCTAGAACCCAGTGAACGGACCGGCCAGGGGACAACACAGCTCCGATTCACCGACGGACACGTCGGGAGCGCCGAGCGGGAACTACGCGTGCTAAACGCCAGCGGTGTCGTCCGTGTCGTCCCGATAGACGCGCTCGTCTACACCACGTCAGGCGCCCGAACAGCGTTCGTCGGCGGCGCCGTGGTTCGGGGTCGACCCGACGAGGCGTGGCTCGTTCGCGAGCCGTCGCTGACCGTCACACGGACGAAAGACACGTTAGTCGTCGGGGCACCACGGCTCAACGCCAGCGGCGGTGCGGTCGCCGGCGATACCGTGACCGCACGGCTCCGGACGAACGTCAGCCACACTCGGGAGCGGTTCCCCAGGGCCGATTATCGGATCGCGATCGAGACGGCGACACCCGAGGCGTTCGGGCGGTACTTCCGCCAGTTGGGACTGGCGACGCGGACCCGCGATATCGACGGTGACGGGACGCCGAGCGTCGTCGCTAGCGTCGGCGGACGGGAGACCGTCTATCTCGTCGTCCACGACATGCGAACGGAGGTAGCACATGGATAG
- a CDS encoding DUF7266 family protein gives MDSRGLSTVVEKLLGLGIVVLYIGLLTTTLYGGVVPEYQSAVGSELGERTLVQSAARIEAAVPPRARTVTASVQVDLPATIDGAAYTIRTDGDSLVLDHPDPSIDGRVQPVLPSRVDSLDGAWESGEQTTVRVTGGRGNVTVTLEGDS, from the coding sequence ATGGATAGTCGTGGACTCAGTACGGTCGTCGAGAAGCTACTGGGGCTCGGTATCGTCGTCCTCTACATCGGGCTCCTGACGACGACGTTGTACGGCGGCGTGGTGCCTGAGTATCAGTCCGCAGTGGGGAGTGAACTCGGAGAGCGGACGCTAGTGCAGTCGGCGGCACGGATCGAAGCGGCGGTGCCACCGCGAGCGCGGACCGTGACCGCCAGCGTCCAGGTCGATCTGCCGGCGACCATCGACGGAGCCGCCTACACGATCCGGACAGACGGTGATTCGCTCGTCCTCGACCACCCGGACCCGTCGATCGACGGGCGTGTCCAGCCGGTCCTTCCGAGCCGGGTCGACAGCCTCGACGGAGCCTGGGAGAGCGGAGAGCAGACGACCGTCAGGGTAACCGGCGGGCGGGGAAACGTGACGGTGACACTGGAGGGGGATTCATGA